Within Halobacterium jilantaiense, the genomic segment GAGCCGTTCTTTCACCGACGCGTCGACGAGCCGAGCGAGCGCACTCCGCCACCGTGCGTCCTCGCTCATCGTTCCTCCGGCCGCTGCCCGGCCATCAGGAGTCCGAGTTCCTCTTCGGTCACGTCGTCGGGATCTACTTCGTCCATGAATGTGCCCTCGTACATCACCGCGAGCCGGTCCGAGAGGCTCGTCACCTCGTCGAGTTTCGACGACACCAGCAGCACCGCCGCGCCGTCGTCGCGGAGTTCCAGGAGTCGCTCGCGGATGAACTCCGTCGACCCGATGTCGACGCCGCGGGTCGGGTGGGTGACGACGACGAGGTCGGGGTCGCGTTCGAACTCGCGGCCCACGATGAACTTCTGCTGGTTGCCGCCGGACAGCGACGCGGCGTTGGCGTCCGCGTTGCCCGGCCGCACGTCGTAGGTGTCCACGATGTCGGTGGCGTGCTCGCGGGAGCGCTGCCAGTCGATGCGGCCGCCCTCCGCGAACTCGGGGTCGTGCTGGCTGCCGAGGATGCCGTTGGCGACGAGGTCGAAGTCCATCACGAGCCCACGCTCGTGGCGGTCCTCGGGGACGTACGCCATCCCCGCTTCGATGTGGCGGCGACGCGACGCACGGGTCACGTCCTCGCCGTCGAAGGTCACCGCGCCGTCGTCGGGGATGCGGAGCCCCGTAATCGCCTCAACGAGTTCGGCCTGTCCGTTGCCGTCCACGCCGGCGATGCCGTACACTTCGCCCGACCGAATCGTCATCGACACGTCGGCGACGCGGTCGATGCCATCATCGTCGGTCACTGTCAGGTCGGCCACGTCGAGGACCGGGTCGCCGGGCGTTCCGGCGTCGGCGTCGACGTCCAGGAGGACTTCGCGTCCGACCATCAGTTCCGCGAGTTCCTCGCGGGTCGCGTCAGCCGCGGGCAGCGAGCCGACGTTCTTGCCGTCCCGGAGGACGGTCACGTCGTCGGCAGCGTGCAGCGCCTCGCCGAGCTTGTGCGTGATGAAGATGATGGTCTTCCCCTCGGCGGTGAGTTCGCCGAGGACGTCGAAGAGGTCCTCTACCTCCTGTGGAGTGAGGACTGCGGTCGGTTCGTCGAGGATGAGGACGTCGGCACCCCGGTACAGCGCCTTCAGAATCTCGACGCGCTGCTGGACGCCGACGCTCACGTCCTCGATGCGCGCGTCCGGGTCCACGTCGAAGCCGTACCGGTCACAGAGGTCCTCGACGGCGTCCCGGGCGGCGTCCCGGTCCACGCGCAGCCCGCCCCACTTCCGGGGTTCGTTGCCGAGGACGACGTTCTCGGCGACAGTCATCGGGTCCACGAGCATGAAGTGCTGGTGAATCATCCCGATGCCCGCGTCGATCGCGTCCCGCGGCGAGTCGAAGTCCTGGTCGACACCGCCCACGGAGACGGTGCCCTCGTCCGGCTCGTAGAGGCCGTAGAGGACGTTCATCAGCGTCGTCTTGCCAGCGCCGTTCTCGCCGAGCAACGCGTGGACGGTGCCCTCCTCGACGGTCAGCGTAACGTCGTCGTTGGCCACAACGCCGGGAAATCGCTTCGTGATTCCCGACAGGGAAATCGAAGTCATCAGTTCGGTCGGTGGTCGATACGACTAGGGTTCCGTCGGAACGTCGATGTCCCCCGCGATGAGTTCGTCCCGGGTCTCGGAGATCGTGTCCTTGACGTCCTGGGGAATCTCCGAACCGAGCTCGTCGCCGTACACCGCGGCGACGCCGTCGTCGTCGAGACCGAGTCGAGTGGTCTCGCCGCCCTTGAAGTTACCATTGTCGACCGCCTCGACCGCTTCGAAGATGGCGGTGTCGACTCGCTTGACCATGCTCGCGAGGATGACATCGGAGAAGTCGGACTGCGTGACGGACTGGTCGCGGTCCACGCCGATGGCGAACTTCCCGAGGTCCTGTGCGGCGCGGAAGACGCCGACGCCGGTCGCGCCGGACGCGTGGTAGACGATGTCGGCACCGGAGTCGTACATCGAGCGCGCCTGGGACTGTCCCGCGGACGGGTCGTTGAAGCTCCCGACGTACGACGACAGCACGTCGATGTCCCCGTCGACGCTCTTCGCGCCGGCCTTGAAGCCGGCCTCGAACTTCTTGATGAGCGGGGACTCGATGCCGCCGACGAACCCGACGGCGTTGGTGTCCTGACCGGTCGCGCCCGCGCCGGCACTGAAGTCCCGCTGCGTGAGCATCCCCGCCATCTCGCCGACGAGGTAGGAGCCGGTCTCCTCGCGGAACCGGTAGCTCGCGACGTTGTCTCTGTCGACCGTCTCGTCGATGAGCGTCCACTTCTGGTCCGGGAACTCCTCCGCGTTCGTCGTCAGCGCGTCCTTCTGCGCGAAGCCGATGCAGTTCACGAGGTCGAAGCTGCCGTCCTGTGCGTACTGCTGCTGGGCGGACGCGAAGTCGGAGTTGCTCTCGGGCTGGGACTCCTCGTACGTGATGCCCAGCTCGTCCTCTGCCTGTTCGAGGCCCTGCTGGGCCTGGTCGTTGAACGACCCGTCGCCGAGCCCGCCGGTGGCGTACACCATGCCGACCTTCGTACTGTCACTGCCGCCGCCCCCGCCAGTACAGCCAGCGAGTAGTGATGCGCCAACCGTGCCCCCCGTCAGCTTCAGGAATTTTCGTCGATCGAACTCGGCCATGCTTGCCAATAGTCAGGGCGAGAACTCGTGATAAACGTGCCGTTTTGTCCAGCTACCGTCGGCGATATCGACATCTATAGGCCCGCACCGTCCCGTCCCGAGTGAACGTCACGCGTCCTCAACGGCGTCCCGAACGACGCCGACCGCGGCTTCGACGAGGTCGTCGACGTCCTCGCTCTCGGCGTACACGCGGACGTAGGGTTCGGTGCCGGACGGCCGCACGAGCACCCACGAAGCGTCCGGGAAGGACAGCCGGACGCCGTACTCGGTGTCGACGTCGGCGTCCGGGAACGCCGCGGGGAGGTCGTCACCGAGCGCGGCCATCACCGCCGCTTTCTCGTCGTCGGGGCACTCGACGCTGACCTTCCGGTACGGGCGTTCCGTGACCGGCTCTCGGAGCGGCGCGAGCCCCCCGGCGTCGGCCGCGAGCCGGGACAGGATGGCCGCGGAGGTCACGCCGTCTATCCAGCCCCCGAACCCGGTGTGGACGTGCTTCCAGGGTTCGGCCGCGAACACGACGTCGCCGCCGTCCTCGCGCGCCGCGGCGATGCCCTCGTGGAGCGCGCCGAGTCGAACGCGCTCGACGCGACCCCCGGCCGCCTCGACGCGCTCGTCGATGCGGGCGCTCGCGTTCGGCGTTGTCACCACGACGGGGTCGTCGGCGTCGCTCGCGTCCGTGTAGTGCTCCGCGAGGACGGCGACGACGGTGTCCTCGTGGACGACGTCGCCGTCGCCGTCGACGAGCACGATGCGGTCGGCGTCACCGTCGTGGGCGATACCGAACGCGGCGTCGCCGTTCGCGACGAACTCCCGGAGGTCGGTGACCGTCTCCGGTGTCGGCTTGCTCGGCCGGCCGGGGAAGTGGCCGTCGACGTTCGCGTTCAGCGTGACGACGTGCGCGCCGAGCGCCCGCAGCACCTGCGGCGTGGCGAGCGCGGCGACGCCGTTCCCGCAGTCCACGGCGACGGTGAGGCCGGCCAGCGGCGCACCGTGCTCGCTGGCGTACTCCGTGACGGCCGCCCGGTAGTCTGGGAGCACGTCGAGTGACTCCGTGTCGCCCCACTCGTCCCAGGTCGCGTAGCTCGCGCCGTCCGCGACGCTCGCCTCGACGGCGCGCTCGGCGTCGCGGTCGTACTCCTCACCGTCCACGAACAGCTTGATGCCGTTGTCCTCCGGCGGATTGTGGCTCGCCGTGAGCTGGATGCCGCGCCGCCCTCGGCTGGCGTACGCGAGCGCCGGCGTCGGCAGCACGCCCGCTCTGAGGACGCGAGCGCCCGCCGACTCCAGGCCGGCCGTCGCCGCCGCGGCGAGCGCCGGGCCGGTCACTCGGCCGTCCCGCGACACGACGAACTCGCGGTCGCCGCCGTCGCGCGCCTCACTCGCCGCCGCGGTCCCGACAGCCAGCGCCAGTTCAGGGTCGACGGTCTCGGCCGCGTCCCCCCTGATGCCTGCCGTCCCGAAGAGGTCCATGGGCGACGGCAGCGGGCCCGCGCACTTAGCTATCCCTATTCCAGAACCAGCCCGGGCGGCCGCCCCGGCGCGCCTCAGAGTTCGACGCCGCTCGGGATGAGACTGTGACCGCGGAGGAGGTCGCCGTCGCTGCTGTAGACGAGGAACGTGGCTTTCTCGTAGACGGCGAGTACACCGTCGTCGACGCGAATCTCGACGCGGTAGCGGCCGTCGCCGTCGTCCGTGGACTCGCCGTAGCGGCGGGCGGCCCGGACGAACTGGAGCACGTCCTCGGCGTCGACGTTGAGTTCGAGGACGAAGTCCCCGGTGATGCGGTTCGTGACCGAGACGACGCCGCTGGCGTCCGGGTCGTCCACGTCGTCGGTCAGCCGGAAGCCGGCGTCCGTCCCCTCGGCGTCGAGGAGTTCGCCCGTGTTGTCAGTGAGTCGGTCACGGAGCTCGTCGGCGGGCCCCGCGAAGTCGATGGCGACGTTCGGCTTCTCGGGGCTGCCGCTGCCGTCCACCCAGTCGACGTTCGACACGTCCAGTTCGAAGTAGTCCCGGCGCATTCCCTACAGACCAGTTGGGTGGACGGGGAAATGAACGTAACGCCCGTTGCGGGTCACCGGCCGTACGCGAACTGTTCGACCGCGTCGTTCAGCCGCGCGGTGACGCGGCGGGTCCACGCGACGGGGTTCACTCGCGTCAACTCCGACTCCTCGACCTCGATACGGTCGTCGCCGAACGGGTCGCGGCCCTCGTCTTCGTCGACGGCCGCGTCGACGACTGTCGTCATCGAGCAGCGGCCGCAGGCCTCGGTCGGACTCTCGTTTCCCATGGGTGTCCGTCACACGCCCAGGGGCAAAGGTCTGCCGGCGGCAGCGGGCTCAGCCGCCAGTGACGGCGTGGCCGCGGTGCCGGTGCCAGAGCGCGAGCAGGCTCGGGAGCACGAGGACGCTGGCGACGAACGCGAACGCGATGGCCGTGCTGGTGACGGCACCGAACCGCCGCAGCGAGGGGACGAGCGCGAGCACGAGCACGCCGAAGCCAGCGGCCGTCGACGCCGCGCTCGCGAGCAGCGCGCCGCCGGTGCCCGTGACGGTGGCGTCGAGCGCGTCGAAGACGTCGGTCGCGGCCCCGAGTTCGTCGAGGAACCGTTCGCTGACGTGGATGGCGTAGTCGACGCCGAGCCCGATGGCGATGCTCGCGATGATTGCGGTCTCCGTGGTGAACGGGATGCCGAGGAGGTACATCGCGCCGAGAATCCAGCCGAGCGCGGCGACCACCGGCACCATCGTCACGGCACCGAGCAGGGGCGTACCGTGCCGGCGGTAGAACAGCGCCGTGAGGAACGCGAGGATGACGCCGAGCGTGATGAGGAACGTCTCCACGAGCGTCCGCAGGAGCGCCGACTGCACCACCTGGTCGACGACGGGCGGGCCGGTGGCGGTGACGGTGAGCGCGGAGTCACCGCGGACGGTGTCGGCGACCGACCGCATCTCGCTGGTGATGGCGGCGGTGGTGGCGCTCGCAGAGACCGTGATGCGGGTGTCGAGCGCCCGGTACTCGCCGTCGCTCCGGGCGACCACGGCGCTCGCGCGGTCCGGCGCGGTCTCGTAGAGGCCGTCGTAGACGGCTGCGAGGTTCGCCTCGGGGACGCCGTCGCCGTCCGGGTCGTTGCGCTCGACGAGCGCGGCGAACGTCTCGTTCTCGGCGGCCGTCTGGCGGATTGCGGTCACCGGACTGTCGAGCGCCGGGCGGCCGTTCGCGAGCGTGACGGCCGAGGAGGCGTTCGGGACCGCGGCGTCACCGGCGGCCACGCGGTCGAGTGTTTCGGGGTCCGTGACCGCTCCCTCGACCAGCACGTGGACCGTCGTTCTGTCCCGCGACTGGGCGAAGTTGTCGTTCAGGAAGACCGCGCCCTCGCGGATGTCGTAGTCGCTTGGCGCGAACGGTCCGGGCAGCGAATCCATCCACTCCGGGGAGTCCCGCGGCAGGAAGTCGACCTGGTCGATGGACGTGTCGATGTCGGTCGCTGCGTACCCGCCGCCAGCGCTCACGACGAGCGCGAGCACGACCACGACGACGGGTGCGGTTCGGGCGAGCGTCGTGCCGGCTCCGACGACGCGCTCGGCGGTGCCGCTCGACCCGAACGCGGGCTTCCGGCGGTCGACGCCGAACCGTTCGAGGAGGGCGTCGAGTTCGAGTTTGGCCGCGGGCAGCAGCGCGCCGAAGACGACGAACGCGGAGGCGATGCCGACTGCACTGACGAGGCCGAAGTCGGCGATGGACTGGATGGGACTGACCGTGTTCGAGAGGAACCCGACAACCGTCGTGAACGTCGTCGCGGCGATGGCCACGGTGACACCCGCGAGGCCGACGCGCATCGCCTCCTGAACCGGCGCGTCGGGGTCGGCCTCGCGGGCCTCCCGGTAGCGCATCACGACGTGCAGCGCGTAGTCGATGGAGAGCCCGACGAGCAGGAACGGCACGGCGATGAGAATCTGGGTGACGCCGATGCCCGCCCACCCCATGAAGCCGCCCATCCAGACGAGCGTGACGAGTGTGCCGGCGAGCGCGAGCGCGACGTCCACGACGTCCCGGTAGGCGACGCCGAGCACGCCGAGAATCAACAGGAGCGCGACCGGCGTGATGAGCGCGAAGCTCTCACCCGTCGCCCGCGTGGACTCGTCGTCGACGATACCTGCGCCGAAGACGAACGCGTCACTGGTCTCGACGTACTCGTCGGCGAGTCCCCGGGTCGCCAGCTGGGCGTCGACGACGG encodes:
- a CDS encoding ABC transporter ATP-binding protein yields the protein MTSISLSGITKRFPGVVANDDVTLTVEEGTVHALLGENGAGKTTLMNVLYGLYEPDEGTVSVGGVDQDFDSPRDAIDAGIGMIHQHFMLVDPMTVAENVVLGNEPRKWGGLRVDRDAARDAVEDLCDRYGFDVDPDARIEDVSVGVQQRVEILKALYRGADVLILDEPTAVLTPQEVEDLFDVLGELTAEGKTIIFITHKLGEALHAADDVTVLRDGKNVGSLPAADATREELAELMVGREVLLDVDADAGTPGDPVLDVADLTVTDDDGIDRVADVSMTIRSGEVYGIAGVDGNGQAELVEAITGLRIPDDGAVTFDGEDVTRASRRRHIEAGMAYVPEDRHERGLVMDFDLVANGILGSQHDPEFAEGGRIDWQRSREHATDIVDTYDVRPGNADANAASLSGGNQQKFIVGREFERDPDLVVVTHPTRGVDIGSTEFIRERLLELRDDGAAVLLVSSKLDEVTSLSDRLAVMYEGTFMDEVDPDDVTEEELGLLMAGQRPEER
- a CDS encoding phosphohexomutase domain-containing protein; the encoded protein is MDLFGTAGIRGDAAETVDPELALAVGTAAASEARDGGDREFVVSRDGRVTGPALAAAATAGLESAGARVLRAGVLPTPALAYASRGRRGIQLTASHNPPEDNGIKLFVDGEEYDRDAERAVEASVADGASYATWDEWGDTESLDVLPDYRAAVTEYASEHGAPLAGLTVAVDCGNGVAALATPQVLRALGAHVVTLNANVDGHFPGRPSKPTPETVTDLREFVANGDAAFGIAHDGDADRIVLVDGDGDVVHEDTVVAVLAEHYTDASDADDPVVVTTPNASARIDERVEAAGGRVERVRLGALHEGIAAAREDGGDVVFAAEPWKHVHTGFGGWIDGVTSAAILSRLAADAGGLAPLREPVTERPYRKVSVECPDDEKAAVMAALGDDLPAAFPDADVDTEYGVRLSFPDASWVLVRPSGTEPYVRVYAESEDVDDLVEAAVGVVRDAVEDA
- a CDS encoding efflux RND transporter permease subunit produces the protein MSDGLADRYAATLTRYSRPILAVLLVLTLAMGASATGVDGGLSIASFGSDSTEAQKLDYVRETFDTGDRNTTSMQVVVRSDNVLSRDSLLETLRFQRAVRTDDAIGGTLAAGQPTVGVGNLVATAAVHAGSGDGAGPPTRPTLDEQIAQLEAMSASEVEATVAAVLDPERETPGVDPYSLLATDYEPGSTTASARVLFVRQATDGGESLSEAVVDAQLATRGLADEYVETSDAFVFGAGIVDDESTRATGESFALITPVALLLILGVLGVAYRDVVDVALALAGTLVTLVWMGGFMGWAGIGVTQILIAVPFLLVGLSIDYALHVVMRYREAREADPDAPVQEAMRVGLAGVTVAIAATTFTTVVGFLSNTVSPIQSIADFGLVSAVGIASAFVVFGALLPAAKLELDALLERFGVDRRKPAFGSSGTAERVVGAGTTLARTAPVVVVVLALVVSAGGGYAATDIDTSIDQVDFLPRDSPEWMDSLPGPFAPSDYDIREGAVFLNDNFAQSRDRTTVHVLVEGAVTDPETLDRVAAGDAAVPNASSAVTLANGRPALDSPVTAIRQTAAENETFAALVERNDPDGDGVPEANLAAVYDGLYETAPDRASAVVARSDGEYRALDTRITVSASATTAAITSEMRSVADTVRGDSALTVTATGPPVVDQVVQSALLRTLVETFLITLGVILAFLTALFYRRHGTPLLGAVTMVPVVAALGWILGAMYLLGIPFTTETAIIASIAIGLGVDYAIHVSERFLDELGAATDVFDALDATVTGTGGALLASAASTAAGFGVLVLALVPSLRRFGAVTSTAIAFAFVASVLVLPSLLALWHRHRGHAVTGG
- a CDS encoding DUF5793 family protein — its product is MRRDYFELDVSNVDWVDGSGSPEKPNVAIDFAGPADELRDRLTDNTGELLDAEGTDAGFRLTDDVDDPDASGVVSVTNRITGDFVLELNVDAEDVLQFVRAARRYGESTDDGDGRYRVEIRVDDGVLAVYEKATFLVYSSDGDLLRGHSLIPSGVEL
- a CDS encoding BMP family lipoprotein; protein product: MAEFDRRKFLKLTGGTVGASLLAGCTGGGGGSDSTKVGMVYATGGLGDGSFNDQAQQGLEQAEDELGITYEESQPESNSDFASAQQQYAQDGSFDLVNCIGFAQKDALTTNAEEFPDQKWTLIDETVDRDNVASYRFREETGSYLVGEMAGMLTQRDFSAGAGATGQDTNAVGFVGGIESPLIKKFEAGFKAGAKSVDGDIDVLSSYVGSFNDPSAGQSQARSMYDSGADIVYHASGATGVGVFRAAQDLGKFAIGVDRDQSVTQSDFSDVILASMVKRVDTAIFEAVEAVDNGNFKGGETTRLGLDDDGVAAVYGDELGSEIPQDVKDTISETRDELIAGDIDVPTEP